A window of the Verminephrobacter eiseniae EF01-2 genome harbors these coding sequences:
- the metE gene encoding 5-methyltetrahydropteroyltriglutamate--homocysteine S-methyltransferase, translating to MTCTHILGFPRIGARRELKFALEKHWRGEIDASALEATGADLRARHWQAQRAAGLDFVTVGDFAYYDHVANHIQLLGCEPARFGFEAGAAELSRYFTMARGVAAQAGQAHGAHGAHRVHGAEGTRALEMTKWFDTNYHYLVPEFDAATQFHLNSTRLFDEVAQALALGHPVKAVLLGPLSFLWLGKEKQAGRDRFTRLEALLPVYGQVLARLKAQGVAWVQMDEPVLGLDLPDVWRHAFERAYWQLARSAPRLMLATYFSPLAENLRMACQLPVAGLHVDAVRAPEELPGVVDWLPAHKVLSVGIVDGRNIWRNDLDAALERLRTVRDKHQGELWIAPSCSLLHVPSSLDAEPQLDAEIKSWLACASEKLDELRVLRAALDTGAASVQAELRAARAALAARRASPRVNRADVALRVARTARGDDQRRSPFARRQAVQRARHALPALPTTTIGSFPQTADIRAARAAFKRGDLDIGSYRAKMRAAIALAVRKQEELGIDVLVHGEAERNDMVEYFGEQLDGFAFTANGWVQSYGSRCVKPPVIYGDVARPAPMTLEWTSYAQSLTQRPMKGMLTGPNTLLQWSFVRDDQPRSVTAEQIAWAMRDEVLDLEAAGIGIIQIDEPALREGLPLRRSGWKTYLAGAARAFRISASGVGDQTQIHTHMCYCEFNDILPEIAALDADVITIETSRSDMELLRGFGDFKYPNEIGPGVYDIHSPRVPGTDEMLRLMRKAAAAIPVRNLWINPDCGLKTRTWPETEAALAHMVAAARILRAETAPKEPADRRGDGRTG from the coding sequence ATGACCTGCACACATATCCTTGGCTTTCCGCGCATCGGCGCGCGGCGCGAACTCAAGTTCGCTCTTGAAAAACACTGGCGCGGCGAGATCGATGCGTCTGCGCTGGAGGCCACGGGCGCAGACCTGCGCGCGCGCCATTGGCAGGCCCAGCGCGCGGCGGGCCTGGACTTCGTGACGGTGGGCGACTTTGCCTACTACGACCATGTGGCCAACCACATACAGCTTCTGGGCTGCGAGCCTGCGCGCTTCGGGTTCGAGGCCGGCGCGGCGGAACTGTCGCGGTATTTCACGATGGCGCGCGGCGTTGCGGCACAGGCCGGCCAGGCCCATGGCGCCCATGGCGCCCATCGCGTGCACGGCGCCGAAGGCACGCGCGCCCTCGAAATGACCAAGTGGTTCGACACCAACTACCACTATCTCGTCCCCGAGTTCGACGCGGCGACGCAGTTTCACCTGAACTCCACGCGCCTGTTCGATGAAGTGGCGCAGGCCCTGGCCCTGGGCCACCCGGTCAAGGCCGTGTTGCTCGGGCCGCTGAGCTTCCTCTGGCTGGGCAAGGAAAAGCAGGCCGGCCGGGACCGGTTCACGCGGCTCGAAGCGCTGCTGCCCGTGTATGGGCAGGTGCTGGCCCGTCTGAAGGCGCAGGGCGTGGCCTGGGTGCAGATGGACGAGCCGGTGCTGGGCCTGGATCTGCCCGATGTCTGGCGCCATGCGTTCGAGCGCGCCTACTGGCAACTGGCCCGCAGCGCACCCCGGTTGATGCTGGCAACCTACTTTTCGCCGCTCGCCGAAAACCTGCGCATGGCGTGCCAATTGCCCGTCGCCGGACTGCATGTCGATGCGGTGCGCGCCCCGGAGGAACTACCGGGCGTCGTCGATTGGTTGCCGGCGCACAAAGTGCTGTCCGTCGGCATCGTCGATGGCCGCAACATCTGGCGCAACGACCTGGACGCGGCGCTCGAGCGCCTGCGGACGGTGCGCGACAAACACCAGGGCGAACTCTGGATAGCGCCGTCGTGCTCGCTGCTGCATGTGCCATCGAGCCTGGACGCAGAGCCGCAGTTGGACGCCGAGATCAAGTCCTGGCTCGCCTGCGCCAGCGAAAAACTCGACGAACTGCGCGTGCTGCGCGCGGCCCTGGACACCGGCGCCGCGTCGGTGCAGGCCGAACTGCGGGCCGCCCGCGCCGCGCTGGCAGCGCGCCGGGCCAGCCCCCGGGTGAACCGCGCGGATGTGGCCCTGCGCGTGGCCCGGACGGCGCGCGGCGATGACCAGCGCAGATCGCCCTTTGCCCGGCGGCAAGCCGTGCAGCGCGCCCGCCATGCGCTGCCGGCGCTGCCCACCACCACCATCGGCTCCTTCCCGCAAACCGCTGACATCCGTGCCGCGCGCGCGGCCTTCAAACGCGGCGACCTGGACATCGGCAGCTACCGCGCGAAGATGCGCGCGGCCATCGCCTTGGCCGTTCGCAAGCAGGAAGAACTGGGCATCGACGTATTGGTGCACGGCGAAGCCGAGCGCAACGACATGGTCGAGTACTTCGGCGAGCAACTCGATGGCTTCGCGTTCACGGCCAACGGCTGGGTTCAGTCTTACGGCTCACGCTGCGTCAAGCCGCCGGTGATCTACGGCGACGTGGCGCGGCCGGCGCCGATGACGCTCGAATGGACGAGCTACGCCCAAAGCCTGACCCAACGGCCGATGAAGGGCATGTTGACCGGCCCGAACACCCTTCTCCAATGGTCCTTCGTGCGCGACGACCAGCCGCGCAGCGTGACGGCAGAGCAGATTGCCTGGGCCATGCGCGACGAGGTGCTGGACCTGGAAGCGGCCGGCATCGGCATCATCCAGATCGACGAGCCGGCCCTGCGCGAGGGCCTGCCGCTGCGCCGCTCGGGCTGGAAGACCTACCTGGCCGGAGCGGCCCGCGCCTTCCGGATCAGCGCCAGCGGGGTCGGCGACCAGACGCAGATTCACACGCACATGTGCTACTGCGAGTTCAACGACATCCTGCCCGAGATCGCCGCGCTGGATGCCGACGTGATCACCATCGAAACCAGCCGCTCGGACATGGAACTGCTGCGCGGCTTCGGGGATTTCAAATACCCCAACGAGATCGGGCCGGGCGTCTACGACATCCATTCGCCGCGCGTGCCCGGCACCGACGAGATGCTGCGGCTGATGCGCAAGGCGGCTGCGGCAATACCGGTTCGGAACCTCTGGATCAACCCTGACTGCGGACTGAAAACCCGCACCTGGCCGGAGACCGAGGCGGCGTTGGCGCACATGGTCGCGGCGGCCCGCATCCTGCGTGCCGAAACGGCGCCCAAGGAGCCGGCGGACCGACGTGGAGACGGTCGAACCGGCTGA
- a CDS encoding LysR family transcriptional regulator, whose product MVLSVLEMRHLRTLAALRATGSLVRAAQLLNLTQSALSHQIKLLEDHFGAALFERKSVPPQFSHAGLRLLELADAALPLVEAAERDLARLSSGKSGQLRIVVECHTCFDWLMPAMDAFRQRWPEVELDIVSGFHADPIALVLQGRAEVAIVSERDPAETVDYHALFRFEIVALLANGHALTRHSHLAAEHFADQTLITYPVPDEMLDIVRQVLQPAGVQPAQRRTTELTIAMLQLVASGRGIAALPLWAVQGYLERGYVSARPIRTTGSARLTGELHLACSAATSGQSWLADFVHSTRHSCFTSLPEIELL is encoded by the coding sequence ATGGTTTTATCGGTACTGGAAATGCGCCATCTGCGCACGCTGGCCGCTTTGCGCGCCACGGGAAGCCTGGTGCGCGCGGCGCAACTGCTCAACCTCACGCAATCGGCGCTATCGCACCAGATCAAGCTGCTGGAAGATCATTTCGGCGCCGCGTTGTTCGAGCGCAAGTCCGTGCCGCCGCAGTTCAGCCATGCGGGCCTGCGCCTGCTCGAACTGGCCGACGCTGCGCTGCCCCTGGTCGAGGCTGCCGAGCGCGACCTGGCGCGGCTGTCCTCGGGCAAGTCGGGGCAGTTGCGCATCGTCGTCGAATGCCACACCTGCTTTGACTGGCTGATGCCGGCGATGGATGCTTTTCGCCAGCGCTGGCCCGAGGTCGAACTGGACATCGTCTCGGGCTTTCATGCCGACCCGATTGCGCTGGTGCTGCAAGGCCGTGCCGAGGTCGCGATCGTCTCCGAACGGGACCCGGCCGAGACGGTGGACTACCACGCGCTGTTTCGCTTCGAGATCGTGGCGCTGCTGGCCAACGGCCATGCGCTGACCAGGCACAGCCACCTCGCGGCAGAGCACTTTGCCGATCAGACCCTGATCACCTACCCGGTGCCTGACGAAATGCTGGACATCGTGCGCCAGGTGTTGCAGCCTGCGGGCGTGCAGCCGGCACAGCGGCGCACCACCGAACTGACCATTGCGATGCTGCAACTGGTGGCCAGCGGACGCGGCATTGCCGCGCTGCCGCTGTGGGCGGTTCAAGGCTATCTGGAGCGCGGCTATGTCAGCGCCAGACCGATAAGGACCACGGGCAGCGCAAGGCTTACCGGCGAGTTGCACCTGGCCTGCAGCGCCGCCACATCAGGCCAGAGCTGGCTGGCGGACTTTGTGCACAGCACCCGGCACAGCTGCTTTACCAGCCTGCCGGAGATCGAATT